The Plasmodium brasilianum strain Bolivian I chromosome 14, whole genome shotgun sequence genome contains a region encoding:
- a CDS encoding hypothetical protein (conserved Plasmodium protein) yields MDKFENTSGLSNFLIGQELIIDKLLFENKYLSNKRKNKVKDVNKLNYYLNEKFEIFLGYHNFLNIIFKKKKILISKHALVGRGKKDKRGRRSARSSAISSGGRSGRSSRSKIRDCYWDGMYNVSAQCKSENIHENKSLVKGKTESERNEIKNNNISDKDNQMRSGKTREEDNDSSLNEKDKNKKKGNKDKEKNGECKISIVNHTEDNIIRNEIQSDSFSYNNESESLHINEKENEKCDLLHDRRSSSVKEATEDVYHVEYGNILKKEVEEVEEVKEVKEVKEVEQVEQVKEVEQVEQVKEVEEVKEVEEVKEVEEVKEVEEVKEVEQVEKEGEDVDNFVNTANRISNSININDYSDECEHNESFSSHSSYSDASYVSNLSPDVLCFEKQFKYIYDMYRQNDQNIFLFYNPPVCKCSNKHLKENFFRYLNSKYPCLFNCTFSDHNGKEKNSIFDDKDGSGIDKNVSYVDRNSVSDMNRCSSGGDASSYGKVASDAAEMKLYAKAFFELFCFEKYYYDKRSCTSIPLDDVVQGKTCNKGTLKNHLKVDGIKEEKNCIPNTNSKEEENLLKLFFHKCLYRIIKEKCKTCDNSACCGLLYIPYSYIVVVLNRKVENLTYVCTNIKLPSNTDIYYNNKKNVITICTKNSEHEFFCYYCLKQNNYVRNILIYDVYFDGFIPFYKPLLNLKTKKNQEKVYNYINYNKGLNLSIVFFLTEPEMKNEIISGLKGKNKKDNKRSVSRDERRSGSRDERRSGSRSERSSGSRSERSSGSRSAHSNGSRSRRSDRRVSKEDDMRGMKLRVCRIFNINHRNEFRGINNNSNNSGMSSSHKKYIHSNNDKEEGNVENYFYNICNGNEVINNMNINMIVEKIIKIVNKKDSVCNENCIYNNFNKNNMRNKNLQIYLCESINSYGFDRRPLCIKKREVILSTYVHFQKIMNVYFLHKKSKNLGTIINGQLDEDVFKKGMRKNEMLSELYRKDDNDDNTPDRVEIGTGTTQWGKNQEQNVFPNEQNKQERKIEQEHGKEEGTKCLSVDTDEDKKNKGRLIDPIFSEAFFIFNDNSDLYTYEECKKSRVDNINKGNDTSKNKIIQKTTPALLPPSIGATKILDKLCTKFLQSLFNIYVCSYLMKQNNYNMYVIEKRKRKNFKKLSYAYRVSIIKRYYYYLFDIYKKKFNVHLMKEEEDDIHRSNWMKEDAYILRNTSKKRQKQNGVAKGGGNQTRVAMYAC; encoded by the exons ATGGATAAGTTCgaa AATACCAGCGGACTATCAAACTTCTTAATAGGGCAAGAATTAATAAtagataaattattatttgaaaacAAATACCTTAGcaataaaagaaagaacaAAGTAAAAGATGTTAATAAGTTGaactattatttaaatgaaaaatttgaaatatttttggggtatcataattttctgaacattatctttaaaaagaaaaagatactGATTAGTAAGCATGCATTAGTGGGGAGgggaaaaaaagacaaaaggGGTAGGCGTAGCGCTAGAAGTAGTGCAATTAGCAGTGGTGGACGTAGTGGTAGAAGTAGCCGCAGCAAAATACGCGATTGTTATTGGGACGGAATGTATAATGTGTCAGCTCAATGTAAAAGTGAAAACATCCATGAGAATAAGAGTTtagtaaaaggaaaaacagaaagtgaaagaaatgaaataaagaaCAATAATATTAGTGATAAAGATAATCAAATGAGGAGTGGAAAAACTAGGGAAGAGGATAATGACAGTTCATTgaatgaaaaagataaaaataaaaaaaaaggcaataaggataaagaaaaaaatggcGAATGTAAAATTAGTATTGTTAATCATACAGaagataatataataagGAATGAGATACAGAGTGATTCATTTTCCTATAATAATGAAAGCGAAAGTTTGCATATTAATGAGAAGGAGAATGAAAAATGCGATTTATTACATGATCGACGTAGCAGTAGTGTGAAGGAGGCAACGGAGGATGTATATCATGTTGAATAtggtaatattttaaaaaaagaagtggaagaagtggaagaagtGAAAGAAGTGAAAGAAGTGAAAGAAGTGGAACAAGTGGAACAAGTGAAAGAAGTGGAACAAGTGGAACAAGTGaaagaagtggaagaagtgaaagaagtggaagaagtgaaagaagtggaagaagtgaaagaagtggaagaagtGAAAGAAGTGGAACAAGTAGAAAAAGAAGGAGAAGATGTGGACAATTTCGTAAATACGGCAAATAGAATAAGTAATAGTATCAATATTAATGATTATTCTGACGAGTGTGAACACAATGAATCATTCAGTTCACATTCTAGTTACTCAGATGCAAGCTATGTATCAAACTTATCACCAGATGTCTTATGTTTTGAAAAGcagtttaaatatatatatgacatGTACAGACAGAACGACCAAaatattttcctattttatAACCCACCTGTGTGTAAATGCTCCAACaaacatttaaaagaaaatttttttaggtACCTAAACAGTAAATACCCTTGCCTCTTTAACTGCACTTTTTCCGATCAtaatggaaaagaaaaaaactcCATCTTTGATGATAAGGATGGCAGTGGTATCGACAAAAACGTTAGCTATGTGGATAGAAACAGTGTTAGTGATATGAATAGATGCAGTAGTGGAGGTGATGCCAGCTCGTACGGGAAGGTAGCATCGGACGCTGCGGAGATGAAACTGTATGCAAAGGCATTCTTCGAGTTATTctgttttgaaaaatattattatgacaAGAGAAGTTGTACTTCTATTCCTTTAGATGATGTTGTACAAGGGAAGACTTGTAACAAAGGTACACTGAAAAATCATTTAAAGGTAGATGGAATAAAAGAGGAGAAGAATTGTATCCCCAATACTAATTCGAAAGAAGAGGagaatttgttaaaattattttttcataaatgcTTGTACagaattataaaagaaaaatgtaagaCTTGTGATAACAGTGCTTGTTGTGGTTTATTGTACATACCATACAGTTACATTGTTGTAGTGTTAAATAGAAAGGTGGAAAATTTAACGTATGTTTGtactaatataaaattaccaTCGAACACAGATATATACTATAACAATAAGAAGAATGTTATAACTATTTGTACAAAAAATTCTGAACATGAGTTTTtctgttattattgtttaaaACAGAATAATTATGTGAGAAACATTCTAATATATGATGTATACTTCGATGGATTCATCCCTTTTTATAAACCATTACTTAATTTAAAAACTAAGAAAAATCAAGAAAaagtttataattatataaattacaataaGGGATTGAATTTATCAATAGTGTTTTTCTTAACAGAGCCCGAGATGAAAAACGAGATTATCAGCGGCTTGAAggggaaaaacaaaaaggacAACAAAAGGAGCGTGAGTAGGGACGAACGTAGAAGTGGAAGTAGGGACGAACGTAGAAGCGGAAGTAGAAGCGAACGTAGCAGTGGAAGTAGAAGCGAACGTAGCAGTGGAAGTAGAAGCGCACATAGCAATGGAAGTAGAAGCAGGCGCAGTGATAGGCGCGTGTCAAAGGAGGATGATATGAGGGGCATGAAGCTGCGCGTGTGCagaattttcaatataaacCATCGCAACGAATTTAGGGggattaataataatagtaataatagcgGCATGAGTAGTAGTCATAAgaaatacatacattcaAATAATGACAAAGAAGAAGGGAATGTAGAGAACTATTTCTACAATATCTGTAATGGAAATGAAGTTATTAACAATATGAACATAAATATGAttgttgaaaaaataataaaaattgtaaataaaaaagacagTGTGTGTAAcgaaaattgtatatataacaattttaacaaaaataatatgagaaataaaaatcttcaaatatatttatgtgaaTCGATTAATTCATATGGTTTTGATCGTCGTCCTTTATGCATCAAAAAGAGGGAAGTCATTTTGTCAACTTATGTACATTTTCAAAAGATTATGaacgtttattttttacataaaaagtCCAAAAATTTGGGTACCATCATTAACGGTCAACTAGATGAAGATGTTTTTAAGAAAGGTATgaggaaaaatgaaatgttaTCCGAACTATATCGTAAAgatgataatgatgataataccCCAGATCGGGTAGAGATAGGGACAGGAACTACTCAATGGGGAAAAAACCAAGAACAAAATGTTTTTCCAAATGAACAGAATAAACAAGAGCGGAAGATAGAACAGGAGCATGGGAAGGAAGAAGGAACAAAGTGCTTATCTGTAGACACGgatgaagataaaaaaaacaaaggaaGACTTATAGACCCCATATTTAGTGAAGCCTTTTTCATCTTTAACGATAATTCagatttatatacatatgaagaGTGCAAAAAGAGTAGAGTAGATAACATAAACAAAGGAAATGATACTAGTAAGAATAAGATTATACAGAAGACCACCCCAGCACTATTACCCCCTTCCATTGGTGCTACCAAAATTTTGGATAAATTATGCACCAAATTTTTACAGAgcttatttaatatttatgtttgttcctatttaatgaaacaaaataattataatatgtatgtaattgaaaaaagaaaaagaaaaaattttaaaaaattatcatatgCTTACAGGGTAAGCATAATAAAAAGGTACTACTACTACTtgtttgatatatataaaaagaaatttaacGTACACTTAATGAAAGAGGAAGAGGATGACATACATCGTAGCAACTGGATGAAGGAGGATGCATACATTTTGCGTAATACTTCCAAGAAAAGGCAGAAACAAAATGGGGTAGCCAAAGGAGGGGGTAATCAGACGCGAGTTGCTATGTATGCTTGTTAA
- a CDS encoding NIMA related kinase 1: protein MPGKYDDGENRLNEYEVIKKIGSGRFGEVFLVKHKRTQEFFCWKAISYRGLKEREKSQLVIEVNVMRELKHKNIVRYIDRFLNKANQKLYILMEFCDAGDLSRNIQKCYKMFGKIEEHAIIDITRQLLHALAYCHNLKDGPNGERVLHRDLKPQNIFLSTGIRHIGKITAQANNLSGRPIAKIGDFGLSKNIGIESMAHSCVGTPYYWSPELLLHETKSYDDKSDMWALGCIVYELCSGKTPFHKANNFAQLISELKRGPELPIKGKSKELNILIKNLLNLSAKERPSALQCLGYQIIKNVVPAVISRKENTCPQLANIGTCKNVGDNNGNRDNSSNRDNNGNRDNNGNRDNNGNRDNNGNRDNNGSNSNINNINNINNINNISNINSNISNINSNISNINSNNNAKNYGISPNFLVNKRNNERERNSSCLSRQSSNTITKDNVKFNHHNHHIISNTPHAVNGKYAGREEKLKMYDIEKGRLDDKEKMERERDQMERKQMERNRIEKEQMEREQMERNRIEKENNQRKALEMKLMEKKRLEKERLERIENEKKERLERERMQRIEREREREREKERDRERELELERERLERIEREKMQQRMERERERERMEKIRREKFFLKGRDDNDSVRSSTNVSSSANVSRGANVSRDTNVSRDTNVSRDTNVSSGANVSRGANVSSRNNDDMVKNSRVGYQNEGTYNNNFSRMKDTYAHINKYKAYMINDNRKSNMYDDENLDKCDMNRYLKKNSVSTSISSKNMHNYSNNSTHLNNNYSAAECYSAYNNNSTLSRYSSNSVESEKYKGDNKQRMTITKNAKDVYNEIINSGYRTPPQYERNYNDSRGNNNSNSGNNDEGIGTCKSSRISNMYFNDNARRSVSAMPHMNNLSRRKSSVYVCEDDTYNKNNNVGENRGFKNLEKDREYLLEKKKLLLEKDKEIYERMRQTNNYPYSVQGYERCEKIKGANKPNEDSRRNRSLSICTNEHEKRNSYNMKKEHEDGEHNYVIKNRNIYNTTNLVHNNGGAGAYERSMYFCR from the exons ATGCCGGGCAAGTATGACGATGGGGAGAATCGTTTAAACGAATatgaagtaataaaaaaaattggcaGCGGTAGATTTGGGGAAGTGTTTTTGGTGAAGCATAAAAGGACACaagaatttttttgttgGAAAGCTATATCTTATAGGGGTttaaaagaaagagaaaaatctCAGTTAGTAATTGAAGTGAATGTAATGAGAgaattaaaacataaaaatattgttagaTACATTGATagatttttaaataaagcaaaccagaaattatatatattaatggaaTTTTGTGATGCAGGTGATTTATCaagaaatatacaaaaatgttACAAAATGTTTGGTAAAATAGAAGAGCATGCAATAATAGATATAACTAGACAATTATTACATGCACTTGCATATTGCCATAACTTAAAAGATGGCCCTAATGGAGAAAGGGTATTACATCGAGATTTAAAACCGCAAAATATTTTCCTCTCTACAGGTATAAGACATATAGGGAAAATAACAGCTCAAGCAAATAATTTAAGTGGTAGACCAATTGCAAAAATTGGTGATTTTggattaagtaaaaatataggtATAGAAAGTATGGCACATTCATGTGTTGGTACTCCATATTATTGGTCAccagaattattattacatgaaACAAAAAGTTATGATGATAAGAGTGATATGTGGGCTCTTGGTTGTATTGTATATGAACTATGTTCAGGTAAAACTCCTTTTCATAAAGCAAATAATTTTGCACAATTAATATCGGAATTAAAAAGAGGACCTGAGTTACCTATTAAAGGGAAATCAAAAGAGTTAAATATTCTAATTAAGaatttgttaaatttatCAGCTAAGGAAAGACCTAGTGCATTACAGTGTTTAGGTTAccaaataattaaaaatgtagtaCCTGCTGTTATTAGCAGAAAGGAAAATACCTGCCCACAGCTAGCTAATATTGGCACGTGTAAAAATGTAGGTGATAACAATGGTAATAGGGATAACAGTAGTAATAGGGATAACAATGGTAATAGGGATAACAATGGTAATAGGGATAACAATGGTAATAGGGATAACAATGGTAATAGGGATAACAAtggtagtaatagtaatatcaataacattaataacattaataacattaataacATCAGTAACATTAATAGTAACATCAGTAACATTAATAGTAACATCAGTAacattaatagtaataataatgccAAAAATTATGGCATTTCTCCAAATTTTTTGgtaaataaaagaaacaaCGAACGGGAAAGAAATTCAAGTTGTTTAAGTAGACAAAGTTCTAACACGATTACGAAGGACAATGTAAAGTTCAATCATCATAACCATCATATTATTAGTAATACCCCTCATGCGGTGAATGGAAAATATGCTGGCAGGGAAGAAAAGCTAAAAATGTATGATATAGAAAAAGGGCGGTTAGATGATAAGGAAAAGATGGAGAGGGAACGAGACCAAATGGAGAGGAAGCAAATGGAGAGAAACAGAATTGAGAAAGAGCAGATGGAGAGAGAACAAATGGAGAGAAACAGAATAGAAAAGGAGAACAATCAAAGGAAAGCCTTGGAAATGAAACTGATGGAGAAGAAGCGTTTGGAAAAGGAGAGATTGGAGAGGATAGAGAATGAGAAGAAGGAAAGACTAGAACGGGAAAGAATGCAGCGAATTGAGAGGGAAAGAGAAAGGGAACGAGAAAAAGAAAGGGATCGGGAGAGAGAGTTAGAACTAGAACGTGAACGACTAGAACGAATTGAGAGAGAGAAAATGCAGCAGAGAATGGAGAGAGAGAGGGAGAGAGAAAGGATGGAAAAAATTCGAAGGGAAAAATTCTTTCTAAAGGGAAGAGATGACAATGACAGTGTTAGAAGCAGTACCAATGTTAGTAGCAGTGCCAATGTTAGCAGAGGTGCCAATGTTAGTAGAGATACCAATGTTAGTAGAGATACCAATGTTAGTAGAGATACCAATGTTAGTAGCGGAGCCAATGTTAGCAGAGGTGCCAATGTTAGCAGCAGGAACAACGATGACATGGTGAAAAACAGCAGGGTAGGGTACCAGAACGAGGGtacttataataataatttttcaaggATGAAAGAcacatatgcacacataaataaatacaaagcATACATGATAAATGACAACAGGAAGTCGAATATGTATGATGATGAAAACTTGGATAAATGTGATATGAAtagatatttaaaaaaaaattctgtgAGTACAAGCATTTCGAGTAAGAATATGCAcaattatagtaataatagtacgcatcttaataataattattctgCTGCTGAATGCTATAGTGCttacaataataacagtacCTTAAGTCGGTATAGTAGTAATTCGGTGGaaagtgaaaaatataaaggtgATAATAAACAGCGCATGACTATTACAAAGAATGCGAAGGACGtgtataatgaaattatcaACTCTGGGTATAGAACACCTCCCCAATACGAGAGGAACTACAACGATAGTAGGGGAAACAATAATAGCAACAGTGGTAATAATGACGAGGGAATAGGCACGTGTAAAAGCAGCAGAATATCTAACATGTATTTTAACGACAACGCTAGACGAAGTGTTAGTGCAATGCCCCACATGAACAACCTCAGTCGGCGCAAGTCgagtgtgtatgtatgtgaagatgatacatataataaaaataataatgtggGAGAAAATAGAGGTTTTAAAAATCTTGAAAAGGACAGAGAGTACCTactcgaaaaaaaaaagttactGCTTGAAAAGGATAAGGAAATTTATGAACGAATGAGGCAAACCAATAATTACCCCTACTCAGTGCAGGGATATGAAAG gtgtgaaaaaataaaaggcgCAAACAAACCGAATGAAGACAGCAGGCGCAACAGAAGTCTGTCTATTTGCACGAACGaacatgaaaaaaggaaCTCGTACAACATGAAAAAGGAGCATGAAGATGGTGAACATaattatgtaattaaaaatagaaatatttataacacGACAAATTTAGTACATAATAATGGTGGTGCGGGTGCATATGAAAGAAGTATGTATTTCTGTAGATAA
- a CDS encoding RNA pseudouridylate synthase has translation MFPSVQLKKTLSKILSLSSVTSRSKAQELIKSGKIKVNNQVIKQNVAVDVNSTIVIDGKKINVDITTKLWGVYKPKHVFCSTDKNYEYEEKRIFYNDYKRVLAENYKLQLPYKGDMEGAKKIQRKLLTSMELTGSSSTDQKTLTIKQSIMGELGKKRNNVRGIVNDGKSDIRDKNEFFKNNRIITRNNSKLNMNLFDFIKKKNILYESKNNVINFIPEHLIIVNSLNSLSEGIVLLTNDGDFANNLKHVNNNILTTYLIKTQEQLTDEKIKLLQKGCYVEHVHIRPLHVQVIKSGLVSKWIKLTYVEKSHTDIDKLFAKYNITIRKCKRFSFGPYRSSDLTQNFIMPLKIHSTIVHLIPKYNSKLTLCQPPGNMVTDTDDKFVYVQNYLKDSIVRDI, from the exons ATGTTTCCATCAGTTCAGCTAAAGAAAAC GCTTTCGAAAATACTGTCCCTATCCTCCGTAACGTCGAGGAGTAAGGCCCAAGAATTGATAAAAAGCGGGAAAATTAag GTAAACAACCAAGTAATTAAGCAAAATGTTGCTGTTGATGTAAATTCGACGATAGTGATAGACGGAAAGAAAATTAACGTAGACATTACAACAAAACTATGGGGTGTTTATAAGCCGAAACATGTATTTTGCAGTACTGATAAAAATTACGAATATGAGGAAAAGCGGATATTTTATAATGATTATAAGAGGGTGTTAGCTGAGAACTATAAACTACAACTACCATATAAGGGAGATATGGAAGGGGCTAAAAAGATACAGAGGAAGCTTCTGACAAGTATGGAATTAACAGGAAGTTCTAGTACAGATCAAAAAACGTTAACGATAAAGCAGAGTATAATGGGTGAATTGggcaaaaaaaggaataacgTAAGGGGAATTGTGAACGATGGAAAGTCAGATATAAGGGATAAAAATGagttttttaagaataatagaataataaCTAGGAATAATTCAAAATTGAATATGAACCTTTTcgattttataaaaaaaaaaaatatattatatgaatcaaaaaataatgtaataaattttataccTGAACACTTAATAATTGTCAATAGTCTTAACTCATTAAGTGAAGGAATAGTATTACTAACAAATGATGGAGATTTTGCAAATAATTTGAaacatgtaaataataatatattaactacttatttaataaaaacacaAGAACAATTAActgatgaaaaaataaaattattgcaAAAAGGTTGTTATGTAgaacatgtgcatatacgTCCTTTACATGTACAAGTCATAAAATCTGGGTTAGTAAGTAAATGGATTAAATTAACATATGTTGAAAAATCACACACAGATATAGACAAATTATttgcaaaatataatataaccaTCAGGAAATGTAAAAGATTTTCTTTTGGACCTTACAGATCATCTGATTTAacacaaaattttattatgccTTTAAAAATACACTCAACAATTGTTCATTTAATTCctaaatataattcaaaattaaCATTATGCCAACCACCTGGGAATATGGTAACTGATACTGATGATAAATTTGTCTAcgtacaaaattatttaaaggaTTCAATTGTTAGGGATATATGA
- a CDS encoding merozoite surface protein 9, giving the protein MKIKFLIFPLVALLVQNSFARCNDVAEFTKLFDNDLISNYEKLFKVIKCQYCKANKKEFKDEKCKQIKEECKQLLKEGKYPQMVKNLMYGIKVDDSQDLFGHDTEELKKLINFLELHKKEIDNVKGMIDHIKDNKSLLQLNAGNNSTVHTLNAKMKNLKNNVDYIEKSQDFINKHLNAGSDDIDNEDLQNMFNIKETGETDNGYKGLYKLSNSANTLDLNEDDNIHNIELGDIGIKDFVKNNMKDIFKNGDGLLDIVKSTLIQDGGNIGGDLVNLIEKGKEIGEKILHIEGVIKGKSKTQTGHDAIEQLDHFKTELASYEYLLVNLKGVVLNKLKDILLKLLYKAYISYRKKKAKELGLEEAVEVTHDAYVNELKKGIIELGMKIFFHKVKHLLSIVKKKIFYKKNSKASTSGKEQEQVDMHNTVKTPKLRGTAPDEEVALMSSIDNMIEEIDFYENEMYHNQYVDTANQENANVQGMDEDEQTQDEQMVDEQAANPVVDGTPTDNTPTDNTPTDNTPADNTPTDNTPTDNTPADNTPTDNTPAGGVEQEVEAPNNNQNEETNALNYNFVETLDKLAEEGAVQDAINQIVHDSIAVEAAKIEEVVDNVIEEVSKMEDNLPGNENEADELSQVQTPHSETAVPNHAVGEVTQELAAHNEAAEVVQPSTPYNQVGEVTQTQAVVPQNNADEVVQAVVPHNNEVGEAVQTAVPHNEVVEVHDLTTIIVQFYMFVFFNNFVIFKGAIDEGPKLEIINDIFIHSVHK; this is encoded by the exons atgaaaataaaatttttaatttttcccttGGTTGCCTTGCTTGTTCAGAATAGTTTTGCAAGGTGTAACGATGTGGCAGAATTCACAAAATTGTTCGACAACGACCTTATAAGTAATTATgagaaattatttaaagtTATCAAATGTCAATATTGCaaagcaaataaaaaagaatttaaggatgaaaaatgtaaacaaatAAAGGAAGAATGTAAGCAATTATTgaaagaaggaaaatatCCCCAAATGGTAAAGAATTTAATGTATGGTATAAAAGTAGATGATAGTCAAGATTTATTTGGACATGACACAgaggaattaaaaaaattaattaatttcttAGAATtgcataaaaaagaaattgacAATGTAAAAGGTATGATAGATCATATAAAAGATAACAAATCCTTGTTGCAACTTAATGCAGGAAACAACTCAACTGTTCATACTCtaaatgcaaaaatgaaGAACTTGAAAAATAATGTAGACTATATAGAAAAGAGTCAGGAtttcataaataaacatttaaatgCTGGAAGTGATGATATAGATAATGAGGATTTGcaaaatatgtttaatataaaagaaacaGGAGAAACAGATAATGGTTATAAAGGATTATATAAACTTAGCAATAGTGCGAATACATTAGATCTTAATGAAGATgataatattcataatatagaACTAGGGGATATTGGTATCAAagattttgtaaaaaataatatgaaagatatatttaaaaatggagATGGACTTTTAGATATAGTAAAAAGTACATTAATTCAAGATGGTGGTAATATTGGAGGAGATTTAGTAAATCTTatagaaaaaggaaaagagataggtgaaaaaattttacatatagaAGGAGTAATTAAAGGTAAATCAAAAACACAAACAGGTCATGATGCAATTGAACAGCTAGATCATTTTAAAACGGAATTAGCTtcttatgaatatttattagttAATCTTAAAGGTGTAGTTCTGAATAAactaaaagatatattactAAAACTGTTATATAAAGCTTATATATcctatagaaaaaaaaaagcaaaagaatTAGGTTTAGAAGAAGCAGTTGAAGTTACTCATGATGCCTATGtgaatgaattaaaaaaaggtatcATCGAATTAGGtatgaaaatattctttCACAAAGTCAAACATTTATTATCTATcgttaaaaagaaaatattctaCAAAAAGAACTCAAAAGCTAGTACTTCGGGTAAGGAACAAGAACAGGTCGATATGCATAATACCGTTAAAACACCTAAACTAAGAGGAACTGCCCCAGATGAAGAGGTTGCTCTTATGTCCAGCATAGACAACATGATTGAAGAAATAGACTTTTACGAAAATGAAATGTATCACAATCAATATGTAGACACAGCCAACCAAGAAAATGCTAACGTGCAAGGAATGGACGAAGATGAACAAACACAAGACGAACAAATGGTTGACGAGCAAGCGGCTAATCCAGTAGTGGATGGTACGCCAACCGATAACACGCCAACCGATAACACACCAACCGATAACACACCAGCCGATAACACACCAACCGATAACACACCAACAGATAACACACCAGCCGATAACACACCAACAGATAACACACCAGCGGGTGGCGTTGAACAGGAAGTAGAGGCTCCAAACAATAATCAGAATGAAGAAACGAATGCCCTTAATTACAATTTTGTTGAGACTCTTGACAAATTAGCTGAAGAGGGTGCCGTCCAAGATGCAATAAATCAAATAGTACACGATAGCATAGCTGTGGAAGCTGCCAAAATAGAGGAAGTCGTTGACAACGTTATAGAGGAAGTGTCTAAAATGGAGGACAATTTACCAGGTAACGAAAACGAAGCGGATGAGTTAAGTCAAGTCCAAACTCCACACAGTGAAACAGCGGTACCTAATCACGCAGTGGGTGAAGTAACTCAAGAACTAGCAGCACATAACGAAGCGGCAGAGGTAGTTCAACCATCTACACCATATAACCAAGTGGGGGAAGTAACTCAAACTCAAGCGGTAGTACCACAAAACAATGCGGATGAGGTTGTCCAAGCAGTGGTACCACACAACAACGAAGTAGGTGAGGCAGTCCAAACGGCAGTTCCACACAACGAAGTAGTCGAAGTG CACGATCTTACCACAATCATAGTACAGTTTTATATGTTCgtatttttcaataattttgttatctTTAAAGGTGCAATTGATGAGGGTCCAAAGTTGGAAATCATAAATGATATCTTCATTCATAGTGTCCACAAGtag